Proteins from one Apis cerana isolate GH-2021 linkage group LG11, AcerK_1.0, whole genome shotgun sequence genomic window:
- the LOC107995112 gene encoding GATOR2 complex protein WDR59 isoform X3 codes for MSNRWGSDYVVTEHRDLQANTMAVDATGNYVLLAGRRCFAVKHLDESLDILKKFQRQSKYEVGSAEWNPTSINCHLCAVSSNTRIEILSLIGTGSYDLQTTNSLKAHTRVVSDLNWHPKERDIIASCSIDTFIHIWDIRDQRRPGLSLSAVAGSSQVRWNTLSPNILATAHDGDIKIWDQRKGNSPMQYIAAHLTKIHGLDWCPFQQNQLATSSQDCTVKIFDISNPRRAESILTTNSPVWRARYTPFGEGLVTIVVPQLRRGENSLLLWNTTNLNAPIYTFVGHTDVVLEFQWRHQKLENSDFELITWSKDQCLRIYKIDPFLKKLCGHGIDDSTSIYTQYSEDNNLRTLQSVQQLQLNDSQTDREMNCMTTKVDEPILNSEADVYIENNKEISSPTQPKTLQQEFSLINMNIPNIEVNAMDAVERSCTVTASNKSYNVILKVNFPPNYPYSAQPTFQFCPGTTIDNTTLAKLLKVLKQTAQQRVKKNRSCLEPCLRQLITTLEQTCKKDENESTHLGYDIQDNANFLNSSNMYTNYQDAYIPFPRTSGAKFCCVGILVCFGRASYTRRSSMKPECTTPRALSALGNGIGSGEHFIHMYPNSYVQSNDNIPISSFYFQDRKMNRGLHNTNRMTYRSCCKNYHFMVMIYDASSLFFVNKELAEKYVINITDIPAMCQYNANIAASLERADLVQAWCLAALVISQPISNVGQNSCQSPDIDAPWHLHPFGQNLIHSLIQHYAKQSDIQMAGMLSCAFSYRSENPDVAQTRMSSKSINISRLSTGKWWLKHRSGSVMMPQSM; via the exons ATGTCAAATCGTTGGGGCAGCGACTATGTGGTTACCGAGCACCGTGATTTACAG GCTAATACTATGGCCGTGGATGCGACTGGTAATTATGTATTACTTGCCgg ACGCAGATGTTTTGCGGTAAAACACCTTGACGAAAgtcttgatatattaaaaaaatttcaaagacaGAGTAAATATGAAGTTGGCTCTGCAGAATGGAATCCTACAAGTATAAATTGCCATCTTTGCGCTGTATCG agtaATACacgtattgaaatattatctctTATTGGAACTGGTAGTTATGACTTACAAACAACAAATAGTCTAAAAGCACATACAAGAGTCGTAAGTGATTTAAACTGGCATCCTAAAGAACGAGATATCATTGCTTCTTGTAGTATtgatacatttatacatatatgggATATAAGAGATCAAAGACGGCCTGGTTTATCTTTATCTGCAGTTG CTGGTTCTTCTCAAGTAAGATGGAACACTCTTTCTCCTAACATATTGGCAACAGCTCATGatggagatattaaaatatgggatcaaagaaaaggaaatagtCCTATGCAATATATAGCTGCTCACCTaacaaaa atacatGGTTTAGATTGGTGTCCATTTCAACAAAATCAATTAGCAACATCTAGTCAAGATTGTACTGTGAAGATCTTTGATATCAGTAATCCACGAAGAGCTGAAAGCATTTTAACAACAAATTCACCAGTATGGAGGGCAAGATATACG CCATTTGGAGAAGGACTGGTAACAATAGTAGTACCACAATTACGACGAGGagaaaatagtttattattgtGGAATACAACAAATCTCAATGCTCCTATTTATACTTTTGTAGGACATACAGATGTTGTTCTTGAATTTCAATGGAGACATCAAAAATTAG aaaatagtgattttgaattaattacatgGTCAAAAGACCAATGTTtaaggatatataaaattgatccatttttaaaaaaa TTATGTGGGCATGGTATAGATGATAGTACATCTATTTATACTCAGTATTCtgaagataataatttga GAACATTACAATCTGTCCAACAATTACAGCTTAATGATAGTCAAACTGATCGCGAAATGAATTGTATGACAACAAAAGTAGATGAACctatattaaattctgaagcagatgtatatattgaaaataataaagaaatatcatcTCCTACACAACCAAAGACTTTGCAacaagaattttcattaataaatatgaacatACCAAATATAGAG gttAATGCAATGGATGCTGTAGAGCGTAGTTGTACAGTAACAGCATCTAATAAAAGTTACAATGTGATATTGAAAGTAAATTTCCCTCCAAATTATCCATACAGTGCACAACCtacatttcaattttgtcCTGGGACAACAATTGATAATACAACATTGGCAAAATTGttgaaagttttaaaacaAACTGCTCAACAACGTGTTAAAAAAAACAGATCATGTTTAGAACCTTGTCTTAGACAATTAATTACAACATTGGAacaa ACAtgtaaaaaagatgaaaatgaaagtACTCATTTAGGATATGATATTCAagataatgcaaattttttaaattcttctaatatgtatacaaattATCAAGATGCCTATATACCATTTCCTAGAACATCTGGTGCAAAGTTTTGTTGTGTag GTATACTTGTATGTTTTGGTCGTGCTTCATACACAAGAAGATCATCTATGAAACCCGAGTGTACAACACCTAGAGCACTTTCTGCATTAGGAAATGGAATAGGCAGTGGAgaacattttatacatatgtatccAAATTCTTATGTACAGTCAAATGATAACATTCCTATTAgttccttttattttcaagaccGA AAAATGAATCGTGGATTACATAATACAAATAGAATGACCTATAGATCatgttgtaaaaattatcacTTTATGGTGATGATATATGATGcctcttcattatttttcgttaataaagAACTTGCCGAAAAATATGT tattaatatCACCGATATTCCGGCAATGTGTcaatataatgcaaatattGCTGCATCATTAGAACGTGCTGATTTAGTTCAAGCATGGTGTTTAGCCGCTCTTGTGATATCGCAACCAATTTCAAATGTTGGACAAAATTCATGTCAATCGCCTGATATTGATGCTCCATGGCATTTGCATCCTTTTggtcaaaatttaattcattcttt aatACAGCATTATGCTAAACAATCAGATATTCAAATGGCAGGAATGTTGAGTTGTGCTTTTAGTTATCGTTCGGAAAATCCTGATGTTGCTCAAACACGAATGAGTAGCAAATCCATTAATATCAGT AGGCTTTCTACAGGAAAATGGTGGTTAAAG CATCGGAGTGGAAGTGTCATGATGCCACAAAGCATGTAG
- the LOC107995116 gene encoding repressor of RNA polymerase III transcription MAF1 homolog, which produces MKLLESTRFEAINSALSIKTGDSKIIGRIESYSCKMAGNDKQLYKRFNAEQGFTPHDLQALSPPQTSLGTSPAQGYFSRSISGDEDGPLCDTISRKTLFYLIATLNSAFHPDYDFSDAKSHEFSKEPSLQWVMNAVDSNLSATAGDHYRTLRTALWAAIDDEISLNECDIYSYNPDFASDPFGEDGCLWSFNYFFYNKKLKRIVFFPCRAINPLYVLDSGVGSDFAMDEDEDRY; this is translated from the exons ATGAAATTGCTGGAGAGTACACGTTTTGAAGCCATAAACAGTGCCTTGTCCATCAAGACTGGAGACAGCAAAATAATAGGCAG AATAGAGAGCTACTCTTGCAAAATGGCTGGAAATGATAAACAGCTATATAAACGTTTTAATGCAGAACAAGGTTTTACTCCACATGATCTTCAAGCTTTATCACCACCACAAACATCATTAGGAACATCACCTGCTCAAGGATACTTtag TCGCAGTATTTCTGGTGATGAAGATGGTCCATTATGTGATACAATCAGTAGAAAAACACTATTCTATTTGATTGCTACTTTGAATTCTGCTTTTCATCCAGATTATGATTTTTCTGATGCTAAAAGTCATGAATTCAGTAAAGAGCCAAGCTTGCAATGGGTCATGAATGCTGTAGACAGTAATTTGAGTGCAACTGCGGGAGACCATTATCGTACTTTACGAACGGCACTTTGGGCTGCCATTGATGACGAAATATCATTGAACGAATGTGATATTTATAG ttacaATCCAGATTTTGCATCTGATCCATTTGGAGAAGATGGATGTTTATggtcttttaattatttcttctataataaaaagctAAAACGCATTGTGTTTTTTCCATGCAGAGCAATAaa TCCTCTCTACGTATTAGATTCTGGTGTTGGCAGTGACTTTGCCATGGATGAAGATGAAGATAGATactaa
- the LOC107995112 gene encoding GATOR2 complex protein WDR59 isoform X1, with amino-acid sequence MSNRWGSDYVVTEHRDLQANTMAVDATGNYVLLAGRRCFAVKHLDESLDILKKFQRQSKYEVGSAEWNPTSINCHLCAVSSNTRIEILSLIGTGSYDLQTTNSLKAHTRVVSDLNWHPKERDIIASCSIDTFIHIWDIRDQRRPGLSLSAVAGSSQVRWNTLSPNILATAHDGDIKIWDQRKGNSPMQYIAAHLTKIHGLDWCPFQQNQLATSSQDCTVKIFDISNPRRAESILTTNSPVWRARYTPFGEGLVTIVVPQLRRGENSLLLWNTTNLNAPIYTFVGHTDVVLEFQWRHQKLENSDFELITWSKDQCLRIYKIDPFLKKLCGHGIDDSTSIYTQYSEDNNLRTLQSVQQLQLNDSQTDREMNCMTTKVDEPILNSEADVYIENNKEISSPTQPKTLQQEFSLINMNIPNIEVNAMDAVERSCTVTASNKSYNVILKVNFPPNYPYSAQPTFQFCPGTTIDNTTLAKLLKVLKQTAQQRVKKNRSCLEPCLRQLITTLEQTCKKDENESTHLGYDIQDNANFLNSSNMYTNYQDAYIPFPRTSGAKFCCVGILVCFGRASYTRRSSMKPECTTPRALSALGNGIGSGEHFIHMYPNSYVQSNDNIPISSFYFQDRKMNRGLHNTNRMTYRSCCKNYHFMVMIYDASSLFFVNKELAEKYVINITDIPAMCQYNANIAASLERADLVQAWCLAALVISQPISNVGQNSCQSPDIDAPWHLHPFGQNLIHSLIQHYAKQSDIQMAGMLSCAFSYRSENPDVAQTRMSSKSINISRLSTGKWWLKPGGSPYHTIHLADTTLEGWNFQNLKQHRSNSWSDSLDDLKLIQDTFGDSVKSIRLLDEKYTTLYDGYKKAYAEVLHRWRLLDARAQVLKHVSTTPLDTHKGVEFQSECQLCGKVSRGPQCMNCKRLALECVICHISVRGPSNFCIFCGHGGHTQHLATWFATKTLCPTGCGCYCLQESSALLKL; translated from the exons ATGTCAAATCGTTGGGGCAGCGACTATGTGGTTACCGAGCACCGTGATTTACAG GCTAATACTATGGCCGTGGATGCGACTGGTAATTATGTATTACTTGCCgg ACGCAGATGTTTTGCGGTAAAACACCTTGACGAAAgtcttgatatattaaaaaaatttcaaagacaGAGTAAATATGAAGTTGGCTCTGCAGAATGGAATCCTACAAGTATAAATTGCCATCTTTGCGCTGTATCG agtaATACacgtattgaaatattatctctTATTGGAACTGGTAGTTATGACTTACAAACAACAAATAGTCTAAAAGCACATACAAGAGTCGTAAGTGATTTAAACTGGCATCCTAAAGAACGAGATATCATTGCTTCTTGTAGTATtgatacatttatacatatatgggATATAAGAGATCAAAGACGGCCTGGTTTATCTTTATCTGCAGTTG CTGGTTCTTCTCAAGTAAGATGGAACACTCTTTCTCCTAACATATTGGCAACAGCTCATGatggagatattaaaatatgggatcaaagaaaaggaaatagtCCTATGCAATATATAGCTGCTCACCTaacaaaa atacatGGTTTAGATTGGTGTCCATTTCAACAAAATCAATTAGCAACATCTAGTCAAGATTGTACTGTGAAGATCTTTGATATCAGTAATCCACGAAGAGCTGAAAGCATTTTAACAACAAATTCACCAGTATGGAGGGCAAGATATACG CCATTTGGAGAAGGACTGGTAACAATAGTAGTACCACAATTACGACGAGGagaaaatagtttattattgtGGAATACAACAAATCTCAATGCTCCTATTTATACTTTTGTAGGACATACAGATGTTGTTCTTGAATTTCAATGGAGACATCAAAAATTAG aaaatagtgattttgaattaattacatgGTCAAAAGACCAATGTTtaaggatatataaaattgatccatttttaaaaaaa TTATGTGGGCATGGTATAGATGATAGTACATCTATTTATACTCAGTATTCtgaagataataatttga GAACATTACAATCTGTCCAACAATTACAGCTTAATGATAGTCAAACTGATCGCGAAATGAATTGTATGACAACAAAAGTAGATGAACctatattaaattctgaagcagatgtatatattgaaaataataaagaaatatcatcTCCTACACAACCAAAGACTTTGCAacaagaattttcattaataaatatgaacatACCAAATATAGAG gttAATGCAATGGATGCTGTAGAGCGTAGTTGTACAGTAACAGCATCTAATAAAAGTTACAATGTGATATTGAAAGTAAATTTCCCTCCAAATTATCCATACAGTGCACAACCtacatttcaattttgtcCTGGGACAACAATTGATAATACAACATTGGCAAAATTGttgaaagttttaaaacaAACTGCTCAACAACGTGTTAAAAAAAACAGATCATGTTTAGAACCTTGTCTTAGACAATTAATTACAACATTGGAacaa ACAtgtaaaaaagatgaaaatgaaagtACTCATTTAGGATATGATATTCAagataatgcaaattttttaaattcttctaatatgtatacaaattATCAAGATGCCTATATACCATTTCCTAGAACATCTGGTGCAAAGTTTTGTTGTGTag GTATACTTGTATGTTTTGGTCGTGCTTCATACACAAGAAGATCATCTATGAAACCCGAGTGTACAACACCTAGAGCACTTTCTGCATTAGGAAATGGAATAGGCAGTGGAgaacattttatacatatgtatccAAATTCTTATGTACAGTCAAATGATAACATTCCTATTAgttccttttattttcaagaccGA AAAATGAATCGTGGATTACATAATACAAATAGAATGACCTATAGATCatgttgtaaaaattatcacTTTATGGTGATGATATATGATGcctcttcattatttttcgttaataaagAACTTGCCGAAAAATATGT tattaatatCACCGATATTCCGGCAATGTGTcaatataatgcaaatattGCTGCATCATTAGAACGTGCTGATTTAGTTCAAGCATGGTGTTTAGCCGCTCTTGTGATATCGCAACCAATTTCAAATGTTGGACAAAATTCATGTCAATCGCCTGATATTGATGCTCCATGGCATTTGCATCCTTTTggtcaaaatttaattcattcttt aatACAGCATTATGCTAAACAATCAGATATTCAAATGGCAGGAATGTTGAGTTGTGCTTTTAGTTATCGTTCGGAAAATCCTGATGTTGCTCAAACACGAATGAGTAGCAAATCCATTAATATCAGT AGGCTTTCTACAGGAAAATGGTGGTTAAAG ccTGGTGGTTCTCCATATCATACGATACATTTAGCCGATACTACATTGGAAGGatggaattttcaaaatttgaagcAACATCGATCTAATTCGTGGTCCGATTCTCTTGAtgacttaaaattaattcaagacACATTTGGAGATTctgtaaaaagtattag GTtactcgatgaaaaatatactaCTCTTTATGATGGTTATAAAAAAGCATACGCCGAAGTGTTACATAGATGGCGATTATTAGATGCACGTGCACAAGTATTAAAACACGTAAGCACAACTCCATTAGATACACATAAAGGCGTCGAATTTCAGAGTGAATGTCAATTGTGCGGCAAAGTTAGCAGAGGGCCTCAATGTATGAACTGTAAACGATTAGCATTAGAATGTGTAATTTGTCATATCTCTGTTAgag gtccaagtaatttttgtatattttgcgGACATGGAGGTCATACACAACATTTGGCGACATGGTTTGCTACTAAAACATTGTGTCCTACGGGTTGTGGATGTTATTGCTTGCAGGAAAGTTCTgctcttttaaaattgtaa
- the LOC107995112 gene encoding GATOR2 complex protein WDR59 isoform X2, whose product MSNRWGSDYVVTEHRDLQANTMAVDATGNYVLLAGRRCFAVKHLDESLDILKKFQRQSKYEVGSAEWNPTSINCHLCAVSSNTRIEILSLIGTGSYDLQTTNSLKAHTRVVSDLNWHPKERDIIASCSIDTFIHIWDIRDQRRPGLSLSAVAGSSQVRWNTLSPNILATAHDGDIKIWDQRKGNSPMQYIAAHLTKIHGLDWCPFQQNQLATSSQDCTVKIFDISNPRRAESILTTNSPVWRARYTPFGEGLVTIVVPQLRRGENSLLLWNTTNLNAPIYTFVGHTDVVLEFQWRHQKLENSDFELITWSKDQCLRIYKIDPFLKKLCGHGIDDSTSIYTQYSEDNNLRTLQSVQQLQLNDSQTDREMNCMTTKVDEPILNSEADVYIENNKEISSPTQPKTLQQEFSLINMNIPNIEVNAMDAVERSCTVTASNKSYNVILKVNFPPNYPYSAQPTFQFCPGTTIDNTTLAKLLKVLKQTAQQRVKKNRSCLEPCLRQLITTLEQTCKKDENESTHLGYDIQDNANFLNSSNMYTNYQDAYIPFPRTSGAKFCCVGILVCFGRASYTRRSSMKPECTTPRALSALGNGIGSGEHFIHMYPNSYVQSNDNIPISSFYFQDRKMNRGLHNTNRMTYRSCCKNYHFMVMIYDASSLFFVNKELAEKYVINITDIPAMCQYNANIAASLERADLVQAWCLAALVISQPISNVGQNSCQSPDIDAPWHLHPFGQNLIHSLIQHYAKQSDIQMAGMLSCAFSYRSENPDVAQTRMSSKSINISPGGSPYHTIHLADTTLEGWNFQNLKQHRSNSWSDSLDDLKLIQDTFGDSVKSIRLLDEKYTTLYDGYKKAYAEVLHRWRLLDARAQVLKHVSTTPLDTHKGVEFQSECQLCGKVSRGPQCMNCKRLALECVICHISVRGPSNFCIFCGHGGHTQHLATWFATKTLCPTGCGCYCLQESSALLKL is encoded by the exons ATGTCAAATCGTTGGGGCAGCGACTATGTGGTTACCGAGCACCGTGATTTACAG GCTAATACTATGGCCGTGGATGCGACTGGTAATTATGTATTACTTGCCgg ACGCAGATGTTTTGCGGTAAAACACCTTGACGAAAgtcttgatatattaaaaaaatttcaaagacaGAGTAAATATGAAGTTGGCTCTGCAGAATGGAATCCTACAAGTATAAATTGCCATCTTTGCGCTGTATCG agtaATACacgtattgaaatattatctctTATTGGAACTGGTAGTTATGACTTACAAACAACAAATAGTCTAAAAGCACATACAAGAGTCGTAAGTGATTTAAACTGGCATCCTAAAGAACGAGATATCATTGCTTCTTGTAGTATtgatacatttatacatatatgggATATAAGAGATCAAAGACGGCCTGGTTTATCTTTATCTGCAGTTG CTGGTTCTTCTCAAGTAAGATGGAACACTCTTTCTCCTAACATATTGGCAACAGCTCATGatggagatattaaaatatgggatcaaagaaaaggaaatagtCCTATGCAATATATAGCTGCTCACCTaacaaaa atacatGGTTTAGATTGGTGTCCATTTCAACAAAATCAATTAGCAACATCTAGTCAAGATTGTACTGTGAAGATCTTTGATATCAGTAATCCACGAAGAGCTGAAAGCATTTTAACAACAAATTCACCAGTATGGAGGGCAAGATATACG CCATTTGGAGAAGGACTGGTAACAATAGTAGTACCACAATTACGACGAGGagaaaatagtttattattgtGGAATACAACAAATCTCAATGCTCCTATTTATACTTTTGTAGGACATACAGATGTTGTTCTTGAATTTCAATGGAGACATCAAAAATTAG aaaatagtgattttgaattaattacatgGTCAAAAGACCAATGTTtaaggatatataaaattgatccatttttaaaaaaa TTATGTGGGCATGGTATAGATGATAGTACATCTATTTATACTCAGTATTCtgaagataataatttga GAACATTACAATCTGTCCAACAATTACAGCTTAATGATAGTCAAACTGATCGCGAAATGAATTGTATGACAACAAAAGTAGATGAACctatattaaattctgaagcagatgtatatattgaaaataataaagaaatatcatcTCCTACACAACCAAAGACTTTGCAacaagaattttcattaataaatatgaacatACCAAATATAGAG gttAATGCAATGGATGCTGTAGAGCGTAGTTGTACAGTAACAGCATCTAATAAAAGTTACAATGTGATATTGAAAGTAAATTTCCCTCCAAATTATCCATACAGTGCACAACCtacatttcaattttgtcCTGGGACAACAATTGATAATACAACATTGGCAAAATTGttgaaagttttaaaacaAACTGCTCAACAACGTGTTAAAAAAAACAGATCATGTTTAGAACCTTGTCTTAGACAATTAATTACAACATTGGAacaa ACAtgtaaaaaagatgaaaatgaaagtACTCATTTAGGATATGATATTCAagataatgcaaattttttaaattcttctaatatgtatacaaattATCAAGATGCCTATATACCATTTCCTAGAACATCTGGTGCAAAGTTTTGTTGTGTag GTATACTTGTATGTTTTGGTCGTGCTTCATACACAAGAAGATCATCTATGAAACCCGAGTGTACAACACCTAGAGCACTTTCTGCATTAGGAAATGGAATAGGCAGTGGAgaacattttatacatatgtatccAAATTCTTATGTACAGTCAAATGATAACATTCCTATTAgttccttttattttcaagaccGA AAAATGAATCGTGGATTACATAATACAAATAGAATGACCTATAGATCatgttgtaaaaattatcacTTTATGGTGATGATATATGATGcctcttcattatttttcgttaataaagAACTTGCCGAAAAATATGT tattaatatCACCGATATTCCGGCAATGTGTcaatataatgcaaatattGCTGCATCATTAGAACGTGCTGATTTAGTTCAAGCATGGTGTTTAGCCGCTCTTGTGATATCGCAACCAATTTCAAATGTTGGACAAAATTCATGTCAATCGCCTGATATTGATGCTCCATGGCATTTGCATCCTTTTggtcaaaatttaattcattcttt aatACAGCATTATGCTAAACAATCAGATATTCAAATGGCAGGAATGTTGAGTTGTGCTTTTAGTTATCGTTCGGAAAATCCTGATGTTGCTCAAACACGAATGAGTAGCAAATCCATTAATATCAGT ccTGGTGGTTCTCCATATCATACGATACATTTAGCCGATACTACATTGGAAGGatggaattttcaaaatttgaagcAACATCGATCTAATTCGTGGTCCGATTCTCTTGAtgacttaaaattaattcaagacACATTTGGAGATTctgtaaaaagtattag GTtactcgatgaaaaatatactaCTCTTTATGATGGTTATAAAAAAGCATACGCCGAAGTGTTACATAGATGGCGATTATTAGATGCACGTGCACAAGTATTAAAACACGTAAGCACAACTCCATTAGATACACATAAAGGCGTCGAATTTCAGAGTGAATGTCAATTGTGCGGCAAAGTTAGCAGAGGGCCTCAATGTATGAACTGTAAACGATTAGCATTAGAATGTGTAATTTGTCATATCTCTGTTAgag gtccaagtaatttttgtatattttgcgGACATGGAGGTCATACACAACATTTGGCGACATGGTTTGCTACTAAAACATTGTGTCCTACGGGTTGTGGATGTTATTGCTTGCAGGAAAGTTCTgctcttttaaaattgtaa